CAAACAAGTGTTCCAGAAGCCATGTGGACAGGTAACAGAGCTAATGAGTATTATTTAGAAGGAAATTATATCAGTTCTAATAAAACAGTTGCTATTGGCCCAGGCTTAGGAATTCATCCTAAAACGCAAACTTTTTTACACTTAGTACTAAAAGCCACCAAAACTCCTATGGTCATTGATGCTGATGCCATTAATATTTTAGCAAGAAATAAAGAATGGTTAAACATATTACCAGAAAACAGCATTTTAACTCCACACCCAAAAGAATTTGAAAGACTGATAGGTTCTTTTTCTAACGATGCTGAAAAATTAAAAAAGTTAAAAGAATTTACCGCTACTTATAAATGTATTGTGGTTTTAAAAGGAGCCCATACGGCTGTTGCAAATGTTAATGGTCAAATTTATTTTAACTGCACAGGTAACCCAGGAATGGCTACTGCGGGTAGTGGCGATGTATTAACAGGAATGATTGCTGGTTTATTGGCTCAACAATACTCCCCTATCCACGCCGCTATTTTAGGAGTCTATTTACATGGTTTGGCAGGAGATTTAACAGTAAAAGAAATAGGAATGCCATCATTAATTGCTAGTGATCTTGTGAACTATATTGGTAAGGCCACCTTACATATGTAAATTTCCTTTTGTACTTTAGTCAACCTAAATTATTTTTATGAACATCAACGACAAATCTAATCCGGTTCCTTATTTACCAAACCCAGATAGATATCAAAATATGCAATACAACCGTTGTGGAAACAGCGGTATTTTGTTGCCTAAAATTTCTTTAGGATTGTGGCACAACTTCGGTTTTTACGATTCTTTTGAAAATGCAAGAAACGTTTTAAAAAAAGCTTTTGACTTAGGAATTACTCATTTAGATTTGGCCAACAATTATGGACCTCCCTATGGAAGTGCCGAGGAAAATTTTGGAAGAATTCTTAAAAAAGATTTAGCCAATCACAGAGATGAATTGTTTATTGCTTCTAAGGCAGGATATGATATGTGGCCTGGTCCTTACGGAAACAATGGTTCTAAAAAATATTTGGTTGCTAGTTTAGATCAAAGTTTACAACGCATGGGATTGGATTATGTAGATGTATTTTATCACCACAGACCCGATGCAGAAACTCCTTTAGAAGAAACCATGCACGCTTTAAGTTTAATGGTAAAACAAGGAAAAGCTTTATACGTTGGAATTTCTAATTATAACCATACAGATACCATAAAAGCTCAAAAAATATTAAAAGATTTAGGAACTCCTTGTTTGATACATCAAGCCAAATACTCTATGTTTGAACGTGGTCCTGAAGCAAATTTACTCCCTACTTTGTTAGATGAAAAAATTGGTTCTATTGTTTTTTCTCCCTTAGCACAAGGAATGTTAACGGATAAATACATCAATGGTATTCCAGAAAATTCAAGAGCATCAAAAGACAAAACGCACTTAGATAAAAGTACTGTTGAGCAACAACTACCTAAAATTAAACAGCTTCATCAACTGGCTCAAAAAAGAGGACAAAAACTTTCTCAAATGGCTATTGCTTGGATTTTAACACAACCTGCTGTGACTAGTGTTTTGGTGGGAGCTAGTAGTCCAAATCAGCTAGAAGAAAATGTTTTGGCTTTAAACAATACCAGTTTTTCGGAGGAAGAATTACAATTCATTAATAGTATTTTGAATAGTTAATTAAACCCTATTCTATTCCCTATAAAACACGTAATTTTACCGCATGATTTTAAAAGATACCATTGTTGCTTTGGCAACTGCTTCTGGAGTGGGAGCTATTGCTGTGATACGTTTGTCTGGTCCTGATGCCATTACAATTGCAAATGATTGTTTTACCTCTATTAAAGAACATAAATCTTTACTAGATCAAAAGTCTCATACCTTACATTTGGGACATTTTATGGATGACCAAAGAGTTGTAGACCAAGTGTTGGTATCTGTGTTTAAAAATCCACATTCGTATACGGGTGAAGATACCATAGAAATTTCTTGTCATGGTTCTTTATATATTCAACAAGAAATCATTCAAATCCTATTAAAAAAAGGAGCTAGAATGGCCGATGCAGGAGAATTTACCTTACGTGCGTTCATCAATGGTAAGTTAGATTTATCACAAGCAGAAGCGGTAGCAGATTTAATTTCATCAGATTCAGAGGCTTCTCATCAAGTGGCCATGCAACAAATGCGTGGAGGTTTTTCTAATGAGATTCAGCATTTAAGAGATCAGTTAATCAACTTTGCTTCTTTGATAGAGTTGGAATTAGATTTTGCTGAGGAAGATGTTGAGTTTGCTGATAGAACAGAGTTTAAAGCTTTGGTGGCTAGAATTCAACTAGTTTTAAAAAGATTGATAGACTCTTTTGCGGTTGGAAATGTGATTAAAAACGGAATTCCTGTAGCAATTGTAGGAGAACCAAACGTAGGAAAGTCTACCCTGTTAAACGCTTTATTAAACGAGGAACGCGCCATAGTATCAGACATTGCAGGAACCACACGTGATACCATTGAAGATGAAATGATTATTGATGGGGTTGCCTACCGATTTATTGATACTGCTGGAATTAGAGAAACCAAAGATGTGGTAGAAAATATTGGGATTCAAAAAACTTTTGAGAAAATATCCCAAGCCCAAGTGGTGATTTATTTGTTTGATGTTACCAAATATAAAGTACAAAGTAAAGAGTATAAAGTTGAGCTTGAACAAATAAAAAACAAATTTCCTCAAAAACAATTGATTGTGATTGGAAATAAAGCAGATGCTATTTCTGAAGAAAACATTCTGGCTTTAAAAGAAGAAATTCCTGAATTAGTTGCCATTTCGGCCAAATCTAAAATAGGGATTGACACGCTTACTAATGAATTAACCAAAATGGTAAATATTGGAGCTTTAAACAATCAAGATACCATTGTGACCAATTCTCGTCATTACGATGCATTATTAAAGGCTCTTAACGAAATTAACAAAGTTGATGAAGCCATACTCAATAATGTTTCTAGTGATTTAATGGCTATTGATATTAGAGAAACGTTATACTATTTTGGATTGATTACCGGTGAAGTTACCAATGATGATTTATTAGGGAATATTTTTGCTAATTTTTGTATTGGGAAGTAGCTTTTTGTGCATAGCTCATCCTTTCAATTCACTAAAAAACAGACACTAAACTTAAAAAATTTTAGCTATTTTTTAGTTATACAAAATCAATATTACCTTAAAACAAGAGCCCCTTTTGAGTAAAACAACTGAAACGTTGCTTTTTCACAAGAGGAACGTTTCTGTTTGTTAAGAGCAGCGTTCCTTTTTTTGAGTTAAAAAGGTTCAATTTTTATAAAGGCTAAAAAAAATCCTCAACAGAAATTACTATTGAGGATCTTAAAACTTTGTTTTTGTTAAAAAGACAATTATGAAGTAACCTTAAACTTTAGGTTTTTCAACATTTTTCTCAAACCTGCATCAGGTCTAAAGTTTACATGTGCTTTTTTAACTGCATTTGCAGACAATTCTTTCTCAGTGCTAACTCCCATGGAGTTCACTCCTATTTGAAAAGAACCTAGTTTGTCTAATTTCACAATTTTACCTTGTTCCAAGGCATCTATCATGTTATGTACTAAAGACAATGTTACAGCATAACAATCGGCTTCTCTTACAGTACTTTGGTTGGCTATTAAAAATGCCAATCTTTCTAAATCTACCGTTCCTGTAGCAACAGCATGTACATAATACTTTCTTTCCGCTTCTATATCTAACGGATTAACTTTTTGTAATGGTTTTACTTGAATCATAACAATTAAAAAATTTAAATGATACTCAAACGAGCAATCTACACACTATGTATAGATATTCACTAAACTAAAGAGCTTTTTAAATTTTTCAAAAACAACAAAAACCTAGTTTTCAACAACCTACCCCTTTGTTCTTTTACTTATTTTGATGCTGTTTGATCTCCTTAAAATCATTCCAAAATATGGATTGATTTTATTTATAATTGTTTGACCTATTAAAAATGAACGATCAACATTCCCTGTTCATAACTTTTTTTTGACTTTTTGAGAAATTATGGTCAGAAGAGGATTCAATATATTAGAATTTTTATTTATTTAAGCAAATTATATAATAGTTTAACACCTAACATTTTATCTAATTTATTTTGATTGTCTAAAACAGAAGCAAAGCTAATTTTACACTGATGTTCTACTCCATCAATTTGATTATTATGATAAGATTTAAATGGACTTGATGTACCTTCTCCTGGATATAACAACATTACTTTACTCGTGTTCCAAAAACGAGCATAGGTATACATTTGTCTTAAGTCTTCTATAGAGGGTTGACTGTTTTTTGGTTTCTTCCATTTGGTATCTATAATAATGGTTTCCGCTCCCTTTTGAAGTACAATATCT
Above is a genomic segment from Wenyingzhuangia fucanilytica containing:
- a CDS encoding HU family DNA-binding protein → MIQVKPLQKVNPLDIEAERKYYVHAVATGTVDLERLAFLIANQSTVREADCYAVTLSLVHNMIDALEQGKIVKLDKLGSFQIGVNSMGVSTEKELSANAVKKAHVNFRPDAGLRKMLKNLKFKVTS
- a CDS encoding aldo/keto reductase yields the protein MNINDKSNPVPYLPNPDRYQNMQYNRCGNSGILLPKISLGLWHNFGFYDSFENARNVLKKAFDLGITHLDLANNYGPPYGSAEENFGRILKKDLANHRDELFIASKAGYDMWPGPYGNNGSKKYLVASLDQSLQRMGLDYVDVFYHHRPDAETPLEETMHALSLMVKQGKALYVGISNYNHTDTIKAQKILKDLGTPCLIHQAKYSMFERGPEANLLPTLLDEKIGSIVFSPLAQGMLTDKYINGIPENSRASKDKTHLDKSTVEQQLPKIKQLHQLAQKRGQKLSQMAIAWILTQPAVTSVLVGASSPNQLEENVLALNNTSFSEEELQFINSILNS
- the mnmE gene encoding tRNA uridine-5-carboxymethylaminomethyl(34) synthesis GTPase MnmE, yielding MILKDTIVALATASGVGAIAVIRLSGPDAITIANDCFTSIKEHKSLLDQKSHTLHLGHFMDDQRVVDQVLVSVFKNPHSYTGEDTIEISCHGSLYIQQEIIQILLKKGARMADAGEFTLRAFINGKLDLSQAEAVADLISSDSEASHQVAMQQMRGGFSNEIQHLRDQLINFASLIELELDFAEEDVEFADRTEFKALVARIQLVLKRLIDSFAVGNVIKNGIPVAIVGEPNVGKSTLLNALLNEERAIVSDIAGTTRDTIEDEMIIDGVAYRFIDTAGIRETKDVVENIGIQKTFEKISQAQVVIYLFDVTKYKVQSKEYKVELEQIKNKFPQKQLIVIGNKADAISEENILALKEEIPELVAISAKSKIGIDTLTNELTKMVNIGALNNQDTIVTNSRHYDALLKALNEINKVDEAILNNVSSDLMAIDIRETLYYFGLITGEVTNDDLLGNIFANFCIGK